TGCCTCGTCGATCGCCCGCTTCTCGGCCCGCTGCTCCGCGCGAACGGCCTTCTTGCCGGGCTTTTCCACCGCGGCCTCGGCGTGCTGGGTCTGTTCCGCGCGGGCGAGCTTGTTCTGCCGGGAGGCGTCCAGGACGGCGTCGCGTTCTCGCTGGGCGCGCTCCCGGGCCAGCTTGCGCAGCGTCGCGCGGGTGGAGCGGGTCAGTGCGATGGGCTGCAGCAGCGGCAGGCAGTCGGCGATCGCGTCCGGGCCGAGCACACCGACGGCCGACGCCACCGTGCGCTCGGCGCCTACGCGCAGCCCCAGTGTGGTCAGCAACTGGGCGATGTCCATGCGCAGCAGCAGATCACCGGCCGCGATCTCACCGCCGCGAAGGTCGGTGAGGATCACCATGCCGGAACGATCCACCAAGATCGCGTCACCCGCGAGCCTGCGGTGTGCGATGCGTCGCGACTGCAAGGCCTGCACCTGATGCCAGGTGTCGCGCAGGAGATCGTCGGTGATGAGTTCGTCGGGCAGCGAGTCCAGTGTGCGCCCGCCGGTGTGCTCGTAGACGAGCATCACGGCGTCCGGGCCGAGCTCGGAGGTCGCGATCAGCTTCGGGGCGTTGGCCCCGGCCGCGATGGCCGCGTACGCGAGGAGCGCCTCCTGCTCCAGGGCCTGGCGCAGCGACTGGAGACTGCGACGGGTGGCGAGACCGCGCAGCGTCAGGTTGCGCCACACTCGGTAGAAGAAGCCCTGTGCCTGCTGCTCACGGTCGACCACTGTGACGTCCAGGGGCGGGCCGTCCTCCAGGGTGACGAAGTAGCGCCGCCCGCGGTCGCCGTTCTCGGTGGTGTCGGGCGTGTCCTCGCGGGCCGCGCTGACGGGGTGGAAACCGACGTGCCGCAGGCCCGCCATCAGCGTCCGCCCGGTCGGACGCACATTCGGTGAGCCGACCGCGTACAGCGTCCCGTACGCGACGCTCCAGCCGATCAGCACCGTCAGGATGATCGAGAACGGCGTGGTGTAGCCGGTGACCAGCATGGAGAAGGCGTCGAGGAGCAGCACCACCCACAGCACCGCGCGCCAACGCGGTCTGCGGGACATCCCGACGGCAGTCATGTACGCGATGACCGGCGCCAGATAGCCGTGCACCGGATCGGTCAGGGCGTGGATGTCACCCGGCGAGGGCTGGGTGAGTGCCTCCTGGATGGAGTTCGGGGCGCCCTTGGCGACCCACAGGTCCGTGGCGAGTGTCACTCCGTGCGCGAGGACCGCGGCCAGCACGCCGTCGGCGATGCGCAGCCCGTCCCGCTTGATCAGTCGCTCGATCGCGAAGGCGACCGGCACCAGGAGGATCGCGATGCTCGACGCCAGACCCGCGATCTTGATCAGCAGATCGGGTGCCTGGCCGGTGCCCTTGTTGATGTCCTGTTCGAGCCCCGAGGTGGTGCCGTGCGCGAACGCGGCGACGGCCAGCAGCACGACGATGGCGAGGACGCCGACCATGAGCCGCATCAGATCGGACGGACGGTGCACACGCGCGGGCAGCAGCGGTTCGTCGCCCTCGACCTCGTCGTTGTGGACCTCGTCGCCGCAGTCGTCCGCCGGATCGAGTCGCTTCTGGGCTCGTCCGTGGGTGTCAGGAACGGGTTCTTCGTCCACCGTCGTGGTGGGCTCGTCCGCAGCCTCGCCCGGGTCCTTCGGGTCGCTGTCGCCGGTGTCCGGACGCGACGAGGCCGCGGAGGTGCTCTCCGCGTCTTCGGGGTGCACGCCCTGCTGCCTCATCGTCTCTTCTTGATCTCGTATCACCAGTCACCGCCCGCACGATGGTGGCATGCCCCACCGACACACGGGGGCATCAGGGTGCAAATACGGGGGCGCACAGTCTGCCCCAAGTGCGCCTTCGTGGCGAGGGATACGCACAGTCACCGAATCGTCGCACTGTCGGTGGGATGGGGCAGGATGGGGCGGATGAGCGAGGAGAGCCTTCCGACGGATGCCCTGCCGGAGTACGCGGAGCGCGTCCTTGAGGTCGCCGAGTCGATCCCGCCCGGGCGCGTGATGACGTACGGGGACGTCGCCGAGTGGCTGGAGGAGGGCGGACCGCGCCAGGTGGGCCGGGTGATGGCCCTCTATGGAGGAGCGGTCCCGTGGTGGCGGGTCGTCCGCGCGGACGGCGCGCTGCTCCCGGGCCACGAACTCGATGCGCTGGGCCACTACCGCGACGAGGGCACGCCCCTGAAGGAGGCGAGCAGGGCCTCCGAGGGGCATCTGCCGCGCATCGACATGAGACGGGCACGATGGGACGGCGGCGAACGCGCGCAGGGTCACACCTGACAGCTTCCGGCATCGGACGGGGCGAGGGGGAACCTGTGGCCCGTACGGGGGAAACGGGGCACGCCCGTGACATGCCGTACGTTCGAGAGCCGGGGGACGCACGTGGTGCGAGGGAAGAAGGGGAAGCCCTCCTTCCACGCTGCCCACCGGCGTAGCGTCGACGGCACGCATCCCCCTCACCCCGCGGCCACCGCCCTGAACGCGCGGCGCTCCTCCCACCCGTCGCCCGACCACCACCCCTCAACGACGGCGCTCCGCGCCGGCAGTGATATCCCGCACAACCTCCAGGACCGGCGAACCACGTGAGCTCCTCTTCTTCCACCCGGCGCCTGTCGCACCCCCAGGTGCGGCAGGGGACCCGCGGCGCGTACCGACTGGTACGTACCGCGCCGGTCCGAGTGGGGCCCCCTCGTCTGGACGCAGAGCAGCGCGCGGTGGTTGACCATGACACGGGACCGCTGCTCGTGCTCGCCGGCCCCGGCACCGGCAAGACGACCACGCTCGTCGAGTCCGTCGCGGCGCGGATCACGCGGGGCGGCGACCCTGAACGCATCCTGGTGCTGACGTTCAGCCGCAAGGCGGCCGTCGAACTGCGCGACCGCATGGCGCTGCGCATAGGGGCCGCCCGCGCTCCCCGGGCGACCACCTTCCACTCGTTCTGCTACGCCCTGGTCCGCGCCCACCAGGACAGTGACCTGTTCGTGGAGCCCCTGCGGCTGCTGTCCGGACCCGAACAGGACGTGGCGGTGCGCGAACTGCTCGCCGGCCAGCCCGACCTGGAGCGGCTCGGCCTCGCCCATGTCCGCTGGCCGGACGAGCTGCGCGCCTGCCTGACCACGCGAGGCTTCGCCGACGAGGTCCGCGCGGTACTGGCGCGCAGCCGCGAACTGGGCCTGAGCCCCGACGCCCTCACCGCCTTCGCCCGGCGCATCGGCCGCCCGGACTGGGGCGCGGCTGCCGCCTTCCTCGCCGAGTACCTGGACGTTCTCGACCTCCAAGGAGTGCTCGACTACGCGGAACTCGTCCACCGCGCGGTCCTGCTCGCCGGGCGTCGGGGCGTCGCCGAACGCCTCGCCGCGCAGTACGACGCCGTCTACGTGGACGAGTACCAGGACACCGATCCCGCGCAGGTCCGGCTGCTGCGCGCCCTCGCCGGCGGCGGCCGCAACCTGGTCGCCTTCGGTGACCCCGACCAGTCGATCTACGCCTTCCGGGGCGCGGACGTGAACGGCATCCTGGACTTCCCCGACGCCTTCCCGCGTGCGGACGGCCGCCCCGCGCCGGTCGAGGTGCTGCGCACCTCCCGCCGCTCCGGCGCCGCCCTGCTGACCGCCACGCGTCTGATCACCCAGCGCATGCCGCTGACCCGCCTTCCGGCGGAGAAGGTACGCGCCCACCGCCAGTTGTCTCCGGTACGGGACGGCGGCGCCGTCGAGGTCTACACGTACCCGACGGCGGGCACGGAGCTGGACAACATCGCGGACCTCCTGCGTCGCGCCCATCTGGAGGACGGCGTCCCCTGGGGCGACATGGCCGTCCTGGTGCGCGCCGGTTCCCGCACGATCCCGACGATCAGGCGGGCGCTCACCGCGGCGGGTGTGCCGCTCGACATCGACGGCGACGACCTGCCGCTGCGGCACGAACCGGCGGTGACGCCCTTGCTGACGGCACTGCGGGCGGTGGCGCGCGCGGAGTCGGGTACGGCCACGCCCTCCGGCGGCGACGCCGACGCACCTGAAGACGCCGACGCACCTGAAGACGCCGACGCACCTGAGGATGCCGACCCGCAAGCCGCGCCCTGGCTCGACACCGAAACCGCGCTCACCCTGCTCGCCTCGCCCCTCGCGAGCATGGACGCGGCCGATCTGCGGCGTCTGGGGCGCGCGCTGCGCGAGGAGGAGCGCGCCGCGGGCAACCACGTACCGCAGCCCTCCGACGAACTGCTCACCCGCGCGCTGGCCGAGCCGGAGCGGCTCGTCGCGCACGACCCGGCGTACGCCCGGGGAGCCCAGCGCCTCGGCGCGCTGCTGCGCAAGGCACGGGAGCGCCTGGCGGGCGGCGGGACGGCCGAGGAGGCGCTCTGGGACCTCTGGGAGGGAACACCGTGGCCGCAGCGCCTGGAGCGGGCCGCCCGGCGTGGTGGCGCGGCCGGACGCAACGCCGACCGCGACCTCGACGCCGTCTGCGCGCTGTTCGCGACCGCGGCCCGCGCCGAGGAACGCACAGGCGGGCGCGGCGCCCTCAACTTCCTGGAGGAGATCGAGGCCCAGGACATCGCCGCCGACACGCTCACCCGCAGGGCGGTGCGCCCCGCAGCCGTACGCCTGATGACCGCGCACCGCTCCAAGGGCCTGGAGTGGCGCCTGGTCGTCGTCGCGGGCGTTCAGGAGGGCCTGTGGCCGGACCTGCGCCGCCGCGGCTCCCTGCTGGAGGCCGACCGCATCGGACGCGACGGCCTCGCCGAACCCCTCACCCCCGGAGCGCTCCTCTCCGAAGAGCGCCGTCTGTTCTACGTGGCCGCCACGCGCGCGCGTGAACGCCTGATCGTCACCGCCGTGAAGGCCCCCGCCGACGACGGAGACCAGCCCTCCCGCTTCCTCACCGAACTCGGCGTCGAACCCAGGGACGTCACCGGCCGCCCCCGCCGCCCGCTGTCCGTCGCCGCCCTGGTCGCCGAACTGCGCGCCACCACGGTCGACCCGCGGGTCTCGGACACCCTCCGGCAGGCCGCGGCCCACCGCCTGGCCAAGCTCGCCGCCCTCGGCGACGAGGACGGCCGCCCGCTCGTGCCGTCCGCGCACCCCTACCGCTGGTGGGGCATGTACGAGCCGACCGAGAGCAAGGTGCCGCTGCGCGACCGCGACCAGCCCGTCGTGCTCTCCGGAAGCGCCCTCGACCAACTCGCCAACACCTGCGCCCTGCAGTGGTTCCTGGGCCGCGAGGTCAAGGCCGACGCGCCCGCGACCGCCGCCCAGGGCTTCGGCAACGTGGTGCACGTCCTCGCCGACGAGGTCGCCTCCGGACGCACCCCCGCCGACCTCGCCGTCCTCATGGAACGTCTGGACTCCGTGTGGAACGCGCTCGCCTTCGACGCGCCCTGGAAGTCCGCACAGGAGAAGGAGCACGCGCGTGTGGCGCTCGAACGCTTCCTGAAGTGGCACGTCGACTCCAACGGCGTCCGTGCGGGACGCGTGCCGGTGGCCAGTGAGCACGACTTCGACGTGACCCTGGAGGCGGGCGACTACGAGGTGCGCATCCGGGGCTCCATGGACCGCGTCGAGACGGACACCGAGGGCCGCGCCTACGTGGTCGACTTCAAGACCGGCAAACACGCGCCCAGCGCCGCGGAGGTGGCGCACCACCCGCAGCTCGCCGTCTACCAGCTCGCCGTCCGCGAGGGGGCCGTCGACGACACCTTCGACGGCGTACGCCCCGAGCCGGGCGGCGCGGAACTCGTCCAGCTGCGTCAGGGCGCCGCCAAGAAGAACGGCGGCGAGACCCTCCCCAAGGTGCAGGCCCAGGAGCCCCTCGAAGGCGAGTGGGTCGGCGACCTGCTGGCCACCGCGGCCGGGAAGGTCCTCGACGAACGGTTCTCACCGACCACGGGACAACACTGCACACACTGTGCTTTCCGGGCATCGTGCAGTGCTCGGCCCGAGGGACGCCACGTGGTCGAGTGAGGGGCCCAAGGGGACGTCACGTCAGCGAGTGACGTACGGCACCACACGTGTTGACCAGCACTTCTATTGTCCCGGCGGCCGATGTGGCCTCCGCTGTCAGTGGGCGCCGCTAGCCTCTCCGACATGCCCGCCCGTATCACCGACCCCGAGCAGCTCAAGGAGCTCCTCGGCATCCCGTTCACCCCGGAGCAGACGGTCTGCATCACCGCACCGCCCGCCCCGCAGGTGATCGTGGCCGGAGCCGGATCGGGCAAGACCACGGTGATGGCGGCTCGTGTGGTGTGGCTCGTCGGCACCGGACAGGTCGCCCCCGAACAGGTCCTCGGTCTCACGTTCACCAACAAGGCGGCGGGCGAACTCGCCGAGCGCGTCCGCAAGGCGCTGATCAAGGCCGGAGTCACCGACCCGGACGTGATCGACCCCGACAACCCGCCCGGCGAGCCGGTGATCTCCACCTACCACGCCTTCGCAGGCCGCCTGCTGACCGACCACGGCCTGCGCATCGGACTCGAACCGACCTCCCGCCTGCTCGCCGACGCCACCCGCTACCAGCTCGCCGCCCGCGTACTGCGCGAGGCCCCGGGACCGTACCCGGCGCTGACCCGCTCCTTCCCGGACCTCGTCGGTGATCTCCTCACACTCGACTCCGAGCTCGCCGAACACCTCGTACGGCCCGAGGATCTGCGCGCCTACGACGCCGAGCTGCTGCGCTCCCTGGAGGGCGCCAAACTCACCAACGCCGACCTGCGGAAAGTCCCCGAGGCGGCCGCGGCCCGGCGTGAACTGGCCGAGCTGGTGGGCCGCTACCGATCGGCCAAGCGCGAGCGCGACCTCCTCGACTTCGGCGACCAGATCGCCCTCTCGGCCACCCTGGCCCGCACCCGCCCCGAGGTCGGGGAAATCCTCCGCGACGAGTTCCGGGTGGTGCTGCTGGACGAGTACCAGGACACCTCGGTGGCCCAGCGCATCCTGCTCGCGGGACTCTTCGGCGGCGGCACCGGCCATCCCGTGACCGCGGTCGGCGACCCCTGCCAGGCCATCTACGGCTGGCGCGGCGCCTCCGTCGCCAACCTCGACGACTTCCCCGAGCACTTCGCACACGCCGACGGCCGCCCCGCGGCCCGCCAGGCGCTCAGCGAGAACCGTCGCAGCGGCGGCCGCCTCCTCGACCTCGCCAACGGCCTCGCGGAGCCCCTGCGCGCCATGCACGAGGGCGTGGAGGCCCTGCGCCCGGCCCCAGGAGCCGAGCACGAAGGCCAGGTCCGCTGCGCGCTGCTGCGCACCCACGCCGAGGAGATCGACTGGCTCGCCGATTCCATCGCCCACCTGGTGCGCACCGGAAAGGCACCCGGCGAGATCGCCGTGCTGTGCCGTACGGCGGGCGACTTCGCCGAGATCCAGGGCGCGCTCGTCGCCCGGGACATCCCCGTCGAGGTGGTGGGCCTCTCCGGCCTGCTGCACCTGCCCGAGGTCGCCGACCTCGTCGCCGTCTGCGAAGTCCTCCAGGACCCCGGGGCGAACGCCTCCCTGGTCCGTCTGCTCACCGGCCCCCGCTGGCGTATCGGCCCGCGCGACCTCGCCCTTCTGGGGCGGCGCGCCCGCCTGCTCGTGTCCCACGCGCGCGTGGGCGCCGACGAGGACCCGGACCGCCGGCTCGCGGCGGCCGTGGAGGGGGTCGACCCGGCCGAGGTGGTATCGCTCGCCGACGCCCTCGACACGTTCCTGGAGATGCCCATCGAGGCCGAAGGGGACGACGACGGGCTGCCCTTCTCGCCGGACGCGCGGGTGCGGTTCGCGCGGCTCGCCGCCGAGCTGCGCGACCTGCGCCGCTCGCTCGCCGACCCCCTGATGGACGTCCTGCACCGGGTGCTCGCCGTCACCGGCCTCGAGGTCGAGCTCTCCGCGTCCCCGCACGCGCTGGCCGCCCGCCGCCGAGAGACCCTGTCGAACTTCCTCGACGTCGCCGCGTCCTTCGCCGCGGGCGACGGCGAGGCCACGCTGCTGGCCTTCCTCGGCTTCCTGCGCACCGCCGCCCAGTACGAGAAGGGCCTCGACAACGCCCTGCCCGGCGGCGAGAACACCGTCAAGGTGCTCACCGCGCACAAGTCCAAGGGCCTGGAGTGGGACGTCGTCGTGGTCCCCGGACTCGTCACCGGCACCTTTCCCAGCGGCCAGGGCCGCGAGAAGTGGACCGCCCAGGGCAAGGTCCTGCCGCACGAGCTGCGCGGCGACGCCGACACGCTCCCCGAGATCGGCACCTGGGACGCCAAGGGCATCAAGGCCTTCCACGAGGCCATGAAGGACCACCAGCACACCGAAGAGCTCCGCCTCGGCTACGTCACCTTCACCCGCCCCCGCTCGCTCCTGCTCGGTTCCGGCCACTGGTGGGGCCCCTCCCAGAAGAAGCCGCGCGGCCCCTCGGACTTCCTGGACGCCCTCTACGAGCACTGCGCCGCCGGACACGGCGAGATCGAGGTCTGGGCCGAGGAGCCCGCCGAGGACGAGGAGAACCCCGCCCTGCGCGAGGCGGCCGCCGACCACGCGTGGCCGCTCCCGCTCGACGACGCGGCACTGGCCCGCCGCCGCGCCGCCGCCGAGACCGTACTCGCCCACCTGGAGCGCGCGGCGTCCCACGAAGAGCCCCACCCCGGGGCGGAGGGAGCCCGGCACACGGCCGACCACGACCCCACCCCGTACCTCGATCCGGACTGGCCACCTCCGCCCGAGGACGACGATCCCGCGTACGACGACGTGCCCTACGGGGACGACGACTTCCCCGACGACGGCTTCCCCGACGGGGACGCCTCCGACTGGGACTCCTGGTCGGTCGACCGCCCGGAGGACCGTCCGACGCGCCCCGCGCAGGACCGCCCGACGATCCCGCACCAGGCGCCGGCTCCGGGGGCTCGCCCGCACCCTGCGAAACCGCACCCTGAGCAACCGCACCTTCCTGAGCAACCGCACCTTGAGGAACCCGCGCACCTCACCCCGGAGGAGGCCCGCACCCTCGCCTCCTGGGACCGCGACCTCGACGCCCTGACCGGAGAGCTCCTGCGCGCCCGCGCGAGCGTCACCGACGTCCCCCTGCCTGCCTCGCTCACCGTGACGCAGCTCATGCGCCTGGCCACCGATCCGGACGGCTTCGCGCAGGAGCTCGCACGCCCCATGCCACGCCCCCCACAGCCCGCCGCGCGCCGCGGAACACGCTTCCACGCCTGGCTGGAGTCCCGCTTCGAAGAGCTGCGGCTGCCGATGCTGGAACCGGAGGAGCTCCCCGGCAGCGACGCCGAGATCGCCGACGAACGCGACCTGGAGGAGCTCAAGGACGCCTTCGAACGCACTCCCTACGCGCACCGCACCCCCCACCGCGTCGAGGCACCGTTCCAGCTCGCCATCGCGGGACGCGTCGTACGGGGCCGGATCGACGCCGTCTACCGGGCGCAGGACGACGCCGGCACGACGTACGAGATCGTCGACTGGAAGACCAGCCGCACCGGTACCGCCGACCCCCTCCAGCTCGCCCTGTACCGCCTCGCCTGGGCCGAACAGCAAGGCGTGCCCCTGGAGTCCGTCAAGGCCGCGTTCCTGTACGTCCGCAGCGGGGAGGTGGTCCACCCGGACGGGCTCCCGGACCGCGCGGCACTGGAACGACTGCTCACCCAGGACCCGGCGGACCCACAGCAAGCTTCCGCCGGGGATCCGCCGGACGAACACGCCTCCGTGGGCGGATAGGCTCGTGAGCATGAGCAAGCCCGTTGACAACGCCGTCAGCACCGTCCGCACGTACATCCAGAACCACCGCACGGCCTTCCTCGACGACCTCGCGGAGTGGCTGCGCATCCCTTCGGTGTCGGCCCAGCCCGACCATGCCGCGGACGTGGCACGCAGCGCCGACTGGCTCGCCGCCAAGCTGCAGGAGACCGGTTTCCCGATCACCGAGGTCTGGGCGACCGAGGGCGCCCCCGCCGTCTTCGCCGAATGGCCCGCCGAGGACCCCGGGGCCCCCACGGTTCTCGTCTACGGACACCACGACGTGCAGCCCGCAGCCCGCGAGGACGGCTGGGACACCGACCCCTTCGAACCGGTGATCCGCGGAAACCGCCTCCACGCGCGCGGTGCCGCCGACGACAAGGGTCAGGTGTTCTTCCACACACTCGGAGTCCGCGCGCACCTCGCCGCCACCGGGCGCGGCGCACCGGCCGTGAACCTCAAGCTCCTGATCGAGGGCGAGGAGGAGTCCGGCTCCCCGCACTTCCGCGACCTCGTCGAAAGCCACGCCGACCGGCTCACCGCCGACGCGGTGATCGTCTCCGACACCGGCATGTGGTCCGAGGACACCCCCACCGTGTGCACCGGCATGCGTGGCCTCGCCGAATGCGAGATCGAGCTGTACGGGCCGCGACAGGACATCCACTCCGGCTCCTTCGGCGGTGCCGTGCCCAACCCGGCCACCGCCGCCGCCCGCCTTGTGGCGGCCCTTCACGACGAGCACGCGCGCGTAGCCGTCCCCGGCTTCTACGAAGGCATCACCGAACTCACCGAACGCGAGCGTGAGCTCTTCGCCGAACTGCCCTTCGACGAGGAGCGCTGGCTGAGCACGGCCAAGTCGACGGCCACCTACGGAGAGGCCGGACACACCACCCTGGAGCGCATCTGGGCCCGCCCCACCGCCGAGGTCAACGGCATCGGCGGCGGTTACCAGGGCCCCGGCAGCAAGACGATCATCCCGTCCTCGGCCACCGTGAAACTCTCGTTCCGGCTGGTGGCGGGCCAGGACCCGGACCACATCGAGAAGGCAGTCCGCGCCTGGGCCGCCGACCGGCTGCCCGCCGGCATCCGGCACGAGATCACGTTCGGCGCCGCCACCCGCCCCTGCCTCACACCGCTGGACCACCCCGCCCTGCAGTCCGTCGTACGCGCCATGAGCCGCGCCTTCGAACAGCCGATCCGTTTCACCCGCGAGGGTGGCTCGGGACCCGCGGCCGACCTCCAGGAAGTCCTCGGCGCTCCCGTGCTCTTCCTGGGCATCTCCGTCCCCTCCGACGGCTGGCACGCCCCCAACGAGAAGGTCGAACTCGACCTCCTCATGAAGGGCGTCGAAACCAGCGCCTACCTGTGGGGCGACCTGGCCGAGAACTGGCGCGAGGCACACTGAAAGAGCCCGTCTCCACCCTTCTTGAAAAGTCCGTCCCCACCCCGAACAGCGCCCTTCGCACCCGCCCTGCTGAACCGCCCGCCGAAATAACCGTTCCACCGGGGGAGTTGGAAGCACCCGTGACCACCTGGACCGACCGAACCGCCGACCGCCCCATCTCGCTCACCGCCCCGAGCGGCATCGACAGGGCCGCCCACCACCGGCTCGACGAGGCCTGGCTCGCGGCGGCCTGGAGCCACCCCACCACCCGCGTCTTCGTGGTCTCCGGCGGTCAGGTGCTCATCGACGAGACGACGGACGGCACCACCGAACTCGTCATGACCCCCTCCTTCGAGGCCCCGCTCACCGAGGCGCACCGCTACTTCCTCGGCACGGACGACGACGGTGTGAGCTATTTCGCACTCCAGAAGGACGCCCTCCCCGGCCGCATCGACCAGTCCGCCCGCGCGGCGGGCCTGCGCGAGGCGGGACTCCTGCTCTCACCCCGCGACGCGGGTCTGATGGTGCACGCCGTCGCCCTGGAGAACTGGCAGCGGCTGCACCGCTTCTGCTCACGCTGCGGCGAGCGCACCGTGATCGCGGCGGCCGGACACATCCGCCGCTGCCCCGCCTGCGGCGCCGAGCACTACCCGCGCACCGACCCGGCCGTGATCATGGCGGTGACGGACGACGAGGACCGCATCCTGCTCGGCCGCCAGGTGCACTGGCCCGAGGGCCGCTTCTCCACGCTCGCCGGCTTCGTCGAACCCGGCGAGTCCATCGAGCAGTCCGTGCGCCGCGAGGTCTTCGAGGAGGCGGGGGTCACGGTCGGCGAGGTCGACTACGTCGCCAGCCAGCCCTGGCCGTTCCCCTCCAGCCTCATGCTCGGCTTCATGGCCCGCGCCACCTCGTCCGAGATCAACGTCGACGGCGAGGAGATCCACGAGGCCCGCTGGTTCTCCCGCGAGGACCTGCGCACCGCCTTCGAGTCCGGCGAGGTACTGCCTCCGTTCGGCATCTCCATCGCCGCCCGCCTGATCGAGCTCTGGTACGGCAAGCCCCTGCCGCGCCCGGGAGCGGTAGCCGCCTGACCGA
This portion of the Streptomyces mirabilis genome encodes:
- a CDS encoding dipeptidase; amino-acid sequence: MSKPVDNAVSTVRTYIQNHRTAFLDDLAEWLRIPSVSAQPDHAADVARSADWLAAKLQETGFPITEVWATEGAPAVFAEWPAEDPGAPTVLVYGHHDVQPAAREDGWDTDPFEPVIRGNRLHARGAADDKGQVFFHTLGVRAHLAATGRGAPAVNLKLLIEGEEESGSPHFRDLVESHADRLTADAVIVSDTGMWSEDTPTVCTGMRGLAECEIELYGPRQDIHSGSFGGAVPNPATAAARLVAALHDEHARVAVPGFYEGITELTERERELFAELPFDEERWLSTAKSTATYGEAGHTTLERIWARPTAEVNGIGGGYQGPGSKTIIPSSATVKLSFRLVAGQDPDHIEKAVRAWAADRLPAGIRHEITFGAATRPCLTPLDHPALQSVVRAMSRAFEQPIRFTREGGSGPAADLQEVLGAPVLFLGISVPSDGWHAPNEKVELDLLMKGVETSAYLWGDLAENWREAH
- the nudC gene encoding NAD(+) diphosphatase, with amino-acid sequence MTTWTDRTADRPISLTAPSGIDRAAHHRLDEAWLAAAWSHPTTRVFVVSGGQVLIDETTDGTTELVMTPSFEAPLTEAHRYFLGTDDDGVSYFALQKDALPGRIDQSARAAGLREAGLLLSPRDAGLMVHAVALENWQRLHRFCSRCGERTVIAAAGHIRRCPACGAEHYPRTDPAVIMAVTDDEDRILLGRQVHWPEGRFSTLAGFVEPGESIEQSVRREVFEEAGVTVGEVDYVASQPWPFPSSLMLGFMARATSSEINVDGEEIHEARWFSREDLRTAFESGEVLPPFGISIAARLIELWYGKPLPRPGAVAA